One Pyrus communis chromosome 4, drPyrComm1.1, whole genome shotgun sequence genomic region harbors:
- the LOC137732695 gene encoding uncharacterized protein — MMKLEGKIGNRVIQVFIDCGATHNFLNPVVAKKAGLRINSAINKSIIVANDATLTTKGLAHAVMVEMQGYTLKRDFLLLAVSGCDLVLGAEWLESLGMIGWHFLNKTMDFDVDGVHYRLQGQTSFDASVVKSSVMMKFLNQEKMGVIAQLVLVPDVEPPTLSVSPEIRELIDQFKDLFEAPTHLPPEWTFDHRIPLIPGTSLINVCPYKYLHFQKID; from the coding sequence ATGATGAAACTTGAGGGTAAGATTGGGAATCGGGTCATTCAAGTGTTCATTGATTGTGGGGcaactcataattttttaaatccgGTTGTTGCAAAGAAAGCGGGACTGAGAATCAATTCTGCCATTAACAAGAGCATTATTGTCGCCAATGATGCAACTCTTACAACTAAGGGCCTGGCACATGCTGTAATGGTGGAAATGCAAGGCTATACTTTAAAAAGAGATTTTCTGTTGTTAGCAGTATCGGGCTGTGACTTGGTTCTAGGAGCAGAGTGGCTAGAATCTCTTGGCATGATAGGTTGGCATTTCCTGAATAAGACCATGGATTTTGATGTTGATGGAGTACATTATCGTCTACAGGGACAAACTTCCTTTGATGCCTCTGTAGTTAAGTCATCTGTGATGATGAAATTCCTTAACCAAGAGAAAATGGGGGTCATTGCTCAGTTGGTATTAGTCCCAGATGTTGAGCCACCTACACTTTCAGTCTCACCTGAGATTAGAGAACTCATTGATCAGTTCAAAGACTTGTTTGAAGCGCCAACACACCTCCCTCCAGAATGGACATTCGACCATCGGATTCCCTTGATCCCTGGCACTTCCCTGATAAATGTATGCCCATACAAGTATCTGCACTTTCAGAAAATTGATTGA